A portion of the Bacteroides faecium genome contains these proteins:
- a CDS encoding thiamine pyrophosphate-dependent enzyme, whose amino-acid sequence MTKEEIIKPENLVYKKPTLMNDNAMHYCPGCSHGVAHKLIAEVIEEMGMEDKTVGISPVGCAVFAYNYLDIDWQEAAHGRAPAVATAVKRLWPDRLVFTYQGDGDLACIGTAETIHALNRGENITIIFINNAIYGMTGGQMAPTTLVGMKSSTCPYGRDVELHGYPLKITEIAAQLEGTAYVTRQSVQSVPAIRKAKKAIRKAFENSMSGKGSNLVEIVSTCSSGWKMTPEKSNKWMEEHMFPFYPLGDLKDKE is encoded by the coding sequence ATGACTAAAGAAGAAATAATCAAACCCGAGAATCTGGTTTATAAGAAACCGACTCTGATGAACGATAATGCCATGCACTACTGTCCGGGTTGCAGTCATGGTGTGGCGCACAAGCTCATTGCCGAAGTGATAGAGGAAATGGGTATGGAAGATAAAACGGTGGGAATCTCTCCGGTAGGATGCGCAGTTTTCGCTTACAACTATCTGGATATTGACTGGCAGGAAGCAGCGCACGGACGTGCTCCTGCTGTGGCAACTGCCGTGAAACGCCTGTGGCCGGACCGTCTCGTTTTCACTTATCAGGGCGATGGTGACTTGGCTTGTATCGGTACAGCCGAAACAATCCACGCATTGAACCGCGGCGAGAATATCACGATTATCTTTATCAACAATGCTATCTACGGCATGACCGGTGGTCAGATGGCGCCGACTACGCTAGTAGGTATGAAAAGTTCGACTTGCCCTTACGGACGTGATGTCGAACTTCACGGTTATCCTTTAAAGATTACCGAAATCGCCGCCCAACTGGAAGGAACCGCTTACGTGACCCGCCAGTCCGTACAATCCGTACCGGCTATCCGTAAGGCAAAGAAAGCAATCCGCAAGGCTTTCGAGAATTCCATGAGCGGTAAAGGTTCCAATTTGGTAGAAATCGTTTCAACTTGTAGTTCAGGTTGGAAGATGACTCCTGAAAAATCGAACAAATGGATGGAAGAACATATGTTCCCGTTCTATCCGCTGGGTGATTTAAAAGATAAAGAATAA
- a CDS encoding 3-methyl-2-oxobutanoate dehydrogenase subunit VorB: MAEEVVLMKGNEAIAHAAIRCGADGYFGYPITPQSEVLETLAELKPWETTGMVVLQAESEVAAINMVYGGAGSGKMVLTSSSSPGVSLKQEGISYIAGAELPCLIVNVMRGGPGLGTIQPSQADYFQTVKGGGHGDYRLIALAPASVQEMADFVALGFELAFKYRNPAIILADGVIGQMMEKVVLPAQKPRRTDEEVIAQCPWATTGKAKGRKPNIITSLELKPEAMEINNLRFQAKYREIEENEVRFEEINCEDAEYLIIAFGSMARIGQKAMELAREKGIKVGILRPITLWPFPTKAIAAYADKVKGMLVTELNAGQMIEDVRLAVNGKIKVEHFGRLGGIVPDPDEIVTALEEKIIK; encoded by the coding sequence ATGGCAGAAGAAGTTGTATTAATGAAAGGAAACGAAGCCATCGCCCACGCAGCCATCCGTTGCGGTGCGGACGGATACTTCGGTTATCCTATTACTCCCCAATCGGAAGTGTTGGAAACGCTTGCCGAACTGAAACCCTGGGAAACAACCGGCATGGTAGTACTTCAGGCAGAAAGTGAAGTGGCAGCTATCAATATGGTATATGGCGGCGCAGGCAGCGGAAAGATGGTACTGACATCATCCTCAAGCCCCGGTGTGAGCTTGAAACAGGAAGGTATCTCCTACATCGCAGGTGCCGAACTTCCTTGTCTGATTGTAAACGTGATGCGTGGCGGCCCCGGACTGGGAACTATCCAGCCGAGCCAGGCAGACTACTTCCAGACAGTAAAAGGCGGTGGTCACGGTGACTACCGACTGATTGCCCTCGCTCCGGCATCCGTACAGGAAATGGCGGATTTCGTTGCATTGGGATTCGAACTGGCATTCAAATACCGCAACCCGGCTATCATCCTTGCCGACGGTGTTATCGGACAGATGATGGAGAAAGTGGTTCTTCCCGCACAGAAACCACGCCGTACGGATGAAGAAGTGATTGCACAATGCCCATGGGCTACCACCGGAAAGGCAAAAGGTCGTAAGCCAAATATTATCACTTCCCTCGAACTGAAACCGGAAGCGATGGAAATAAACAATCTCCGTTTCCAGGCCAAATACCGTGAAATAGAAGAAAACGAAGTACGCTTCGAAGAAATAAACTGCGAAGATGCAGAATATCTGATTATTGCTTTCGGTTCAATGGCACGTATCGGTCAGAAAGCAATGGAACTGGCACGCGAAAAAGGTATCAAAGTAGGTATCCTTCGCCCTATCACATTGTGGCCGTTCCCTACAAAAGCAATTGCCGCTTACGCTGACAAGGTGAAAGGCATGCTCGTTACGGAACTGAATGCGGGACAGATGATTGAAGATGTCCGCCTGGCTGTGAATGGTAAAATTAAGGTAGAGCATTTCGGACGTCTCGGTGGTATTGTTCCCGACCCGGACGAGATTGTAACTGCCTTGGAAGAAAAAATAATCAAATAA
- a CDS encoding 4Fe-4S dicluster domain-containing protein: protein MAKIKGAIVVDTERCKGCNLCVVACPLDVIALNKEVNMKGYNYAWQVKEDTCNGCSSCATVCPDGCISVYKVKVE, encoded by the coding sequence ATGGCAAAAATCAAAGGAGCAATCGTAGTCGACACGGAGCGTTGCAAAGGATGCAACCTGTGTGTAGTGGCGTGTCCGCTCGATGTAATCGCCCTCAACAAAGAGGTAAATATGAAAGGCTATAACTATGCCTGGCAAGTGAAAGAAGATACCTGCAACGGATGCAGCTCGTGCGCAACGGTTTGTCCGGACGGATGTATCTCAGTGTATAAAGTAAAAGTAGAATAA
- a CDS encoding tetratricopeptide repeat protein, giving the protein MEQIDNLKELINQGDVDTAIKQLDQLLQDNSVEKEKDTLYYLRGNAYRKKGDWKRALDNYQYAIELNPDSPAVQARKMAIDILNFYHKDMFNQ; this is encoded by the coding sequence ATGGAGCAAATAGACAACCTAAAAGAGCTTATCAATCAGGGGGACGTGGACACAGCGATTAAGCAATTGGACCAGCTTCTCCAAGACAATTCTGTCGAAAAAGAGAAAGATACTCTTTACTATTTACGGGGAAATGCCTACCGGAAAAAAGGAGATTGGAAACGGGCACTGGATAATTACCAGTATGCCATCGAACTCAATCCTGACAGTCCTGCCGTCCAGGCAAGGAAAATGGCGATAGATATCCTCAACTTCTACCACAAGGATATGTTCAATCAATAA
- a CDS encoding helix-turn-helix domain-containing protein has product MSEKELKMFDVDAQLDAAFGKEGTPERRAAEDRANAFFTGQIIEEARKKAKMTQAELAEKIGTNKSYISRVETGKTEPKVSTFYRIASALGMTVELNPAM; this is encoded by the coding sequence ATGAGCGAAAAAGAACTAAAGATGTTTGATGTCGATGCGCAATTAGATGCTGCATTTGGCAAAGAAGGAACCCCGGAACGTAGAGCTGCCGAGGATAGGGCTAATGCTTTCTTTACTGGGCAGATAATTGAAGAGGCTAGAAAGAAAGCTAAGATGACACAAGCGGAACTTGCTGAAAAGATAGGAACTAATAAATCTTATATTTCCCGTGTTGAAACGGGAAAGACGGAACCTAAAGTTTCTACTTTTTATCGTATTGCTTCAGCTTTAGGGATGACAGTTGAGCTAAATCCTGCTATGTGA
- a CDS encoding ATP-binding protein — protein MESLYRTFQLQLEHTSTAFVRYLHDHIAWNSRLIAILGARGVGKTTLLLQHIKLHEKLDETLFIMADDFYFTTHRLFDLAYQFYSNGGKKLYIDEIHKYKGWSREVKNIYDQIPGLQVVYTGSSVLDLEKGGADLSRRKVEYKLPGLSFREYLNISQGWNLPAYSLNDILTGKVEFPFDKERPLKLFKEYIMYGYYPFFSDTEYLLRLRSVIAQMIESDIPVFADMNVASAVKLKKLLYVLAQSVPFKPNYAKLERDLEISRNTLPDYVTYLEKAGIINLLREKAQGLKLLEKVEKVYLNNTNMAYAISEETPDTGNLRETVFFSWMRVGYLVTSSPVSDFEIDGKTFEVGGKSKTTRQIKQVAEGYVVKDDTEYVFRNIIPLWMFGFIY, from the coding sequence ATGGAATCACTTTACCGCACTTTTCAGTTACAATTGGAGCATACATCCACAGCTTTTGTCCGCTACTTGCACGACCACATAGCTTGGAACAGTCGTCTTATTGCCATATTGGGAGCAAGAGGAGTAGGCAAAACCACTTTACTGCTACAGCACATCAAGCTACATGAAAAATTGGATGAAACCCTGTTTATCATGGCGGACGACTTCTATTTTACCACCCATCGACTGTTTGACTTAGCTTATCAATTTTATAGCAATGGCGGGAAGAAACTTTATATTGATGAAATCCACAAATACAAAGGATGGTCCAGAGAAGTAAAAAATATCTATGACCAGATTCCAGGTCTTCAAGTAGTCTATACAGGCTCATCCGTACTCGATTTGGAAAAAGGTGGAGCCGACCTAAGCCGTCGTAAAGTGGAATATAAACTACCCGGGCTCTCCTTTCGTGAATATCTCAACATTTCACAAGGCTGGAATCTACCTGCTTATTCCTTAAATGATATATTAACCGGAAAAGTGGAATTTCCTTTCGACAAGGAACGCCCCCTCAAGCTATTCAAAGAATATATAATGTACGGGTACTATCCCTTTTTCAGTGATACGGAATATCTCTTGCGCTTGCGAAGTGTTATCGCTCAAATGATAGAATCGGATATTCCGGTATTCGCTGACATGAACGTAGCTTCAGCTGTAAAGCTAAAGAAACTACTTTACGTTCTGGCACAAAGCGTTCCTTTTAAACCCAACTATGCAAAACTGGAACGCGATTTGGAAATCAGTCGCAATACATTGCCTGATTATGTCACTTATTTAGAAAAAGCTGGTATTATTAATCTACTTCGTGAAAAAGCCCAGGGGCTCAAATTGCTGGAAAAAGTGGAAAAGGTTTACTTGAACAATACCAATATGGCCTACGCTATTTCGGAAGAGACACCGGACACAGGCAACTTAAGAGAAACGGTTTTCTTTTCATGGATGCGCGTGGGGTATTTAGTGACTTCCTCTCCTGTCTCAGATTTCGAGATAGACGGAAAAACATTTGAAGTAGGCGGAAAGAGCAAAACTACCCGGCAAATTAAACAGGTAGCAGAAGGATATGTGGTTAAGGACGATACGGAATATGTCTTCCGTAATATCATTCCGCTCTGGATGTTTGGTTTTATCTATTAA
- a CDS encoding helix-turn-helix domain-containing protein → MEIVYHNIQLVSFPLTFVYGLFFLLDPAPGDVFRNHALARRLFGATLIIWAVYIAITWFLGGELKDPVVKISVNLSRFYIFGSLLEIAFSALVDNRFPIVRKTRNRIILWGVFMAAMALNILFVPAPVQKYVVIVAALYYAYEVYAILRRYYRVYFNMKRDMDNYYSENVSNFTHWMLLSSHGLGIIGFSGIGLAFAPTLGLLIYMVAGIIFFTYMSYSLYRYTLSVGHIKEIVMPAENEAEDKEQTEEQHPPVGEDANPTFIALEEKVNAWIENQGYTAPALTIQQLAVELGTNRTYLSDYVNSKYSLTFRNWIAQLRVDYSKRLLIGSSALPINTIAEMTGYSYNNFITVFTKMNRISPSQWRKNHVKEER, encoded by the coding sequence ATGGAAATAGTTTATCATAATATACAACTGGTATCTTTCCCGTTGACATTTGTATACGGGTTGTTTTTTCTGCTTGATCCGGCTCCCGGGGATGTGTTCCGGAATCATGCTTTAGCCCGCCGCCTCTTTGGAGCGACATTGATCATCTGGGCAGTGTATATCGCCATTACCTGGTTTTTAGGCGGGGAATTGAAAGATCCGGTCGTTAAGATATCTGTCAATCTCTCCCGCTTCTATATCTTCGGCTCCCTGCTGGAGATTGCATTTTCAGCCTTGGTAGACAACCGTTTTCCCATTGTACGGAAAACGCGCAACAGGATTATTCTGTGGGGCGTGTTTATGGCTGCCATGGCTTTGAATATCCTGTTTGTGCCGGCACCGGTCCAAAAGTACGTGGTCATAGTGGCCGCGCTCTACTATGCCTACGAGGTTTATGCTATTCTGCGCCGCTATTACAGGGTATATTTCAACATGAAGCGCGATATGGATAATTATTATTCCGAGAATGTCTCCAACTTCACCCACTGGATGCTTCTCAGCTCACATGGTCTGGGAATAATCGGTTTTTCAGGCATCGGCCTGGCATTCGCGCCCACCCTGGGGCTGCTTATATATATGGTGGCGGGGATTATCTTTTTCACCTACATGTCTTATTCGCTGTACCGATACACCCTGTCGGTGGGGCATATCAAGGAGATTGTGATGCCTGCCGAAAATGAGGCGGAAGATAAGGAACAAACGGAAGAGCAGCACCCGCCCGTCGGCGAAGACGCCAATCCGACATTCATCGCATTAGAGGAAAAAGTGAATGCATGGATTGAAAATCAAGGCTATACAGCCCCCGCACTGACCATACAGCAACTTGCGGTGGAACTGGGGACGAACCGGACATACCTGTCCGACTATGTAAACTCGAAGTATTCCCTCACCTTCCGGAACTGGATCGCGCAACTGCGCGTCGACTACTCGAAGCGGCTGCTTATCGGGAGTAGCGCTCTTCCAATCAATACGATTGCCGAAATGACGGGCTACTCCTATAACAACTTCATCACGGTGTTCACCAAAATGAACCGCATCTCTCCCTCGCAGTGGAGAAAGAACCATGTAAAAGAGGAGAGGTAA
- a CDS encoding DUF3575 domain-containing protein: MLKKLMLPSFLLLFALCTGAQEKKERVYEFRFVPQKDMFFIPYGDNHKELERLSSFVAEHKDAIENGRMPLYVDGYCNSMPDESQNLAIARIRANRVKSELIVHQELTEKCFVTHNHADKGNWVTVRVQIAAPRESAKIATTAESGKTGKTVAAGKTASSDLQSDVSEYQDFQSASDVSSVSSYPSSHPFSLRANLLRWATLTPDLGLEWRIHRHVSILVNGSWTSWSWDNKNRRYALWKVSPEVRYYLGKQGKGFLGVLYHTGEFHYKLGKTGRQGDYQGGGLTGGYLLDLNRALSLDFHAGLGYTRSEYDQYKVVESTRVRQGSETKNYWGINQLGITLVWKLIK; the protein is encoded by the coding sequence ATGTTGAAAAAATTAATGTTGCCTTCTTTTCTCCTGCTGTTTGCTTTGTGCACAGGCGCACAAGAGAAGAAAGAACGTGTGTACGAGTTCCGCTTTGTACCGCAGAAAGATATGTTTTTCATTCCCTACGGTGACAACCATAAGGAGCTGGAACGATTGTCGTCCTTCGTGGCGGAACATAAAGACGCCATAGAAAACGGGCGGATGCCGCTCTATGTGGACGGTTACTGCAACTCCATGCCCGATGAATCGCAGAACTTAGCCATCGCCCGGATACGTGCCAACCGGGTGAAGTCGGAACTGATTGTACATCAGGAACTGACGGAAAAATGCTTTGTCACACATAACCATGCCGACAAGGGCAATTGGGTGACGGTGCGGGTACAGATTGCCGCCCCACGCGAATCGGCAAAAATTGCCACCACTGCAGAGAGCGGAAAGACGGGAAAAACGGTAGCAGCGGGGAAAACAGCTTCGTCGGATTTGCAATCCGACGTCTCCGAGTATCAGGATTTTCAATCCGCCTCTGACGTCTCTTCTGTTTCGTCATATCCATCATCTCATCCCTTCTCGCTCCGTGCCAACCTGCTTCGTTGGGCTACCCTCACCCCCGACCTCGGTTTGGAATGGCGCATCCACCGTCATGTGAGCATCCTCGTCAACGGCAGTTGGACTTCGTGGAGTTGGGACAACAAGAACCGCCGCTACGCCCTGTGGAAAGTCTCTCCCGAAGTACGCTATTATCTTGGTAAACAAGGCAAAGGCTTCCTCGGCGTCCTGTACCACACAGGCGAATTCCACTACAAGCTCGGCAAAACCGGACGCCAAGGTGACTACCAGGGCGGGGGACTGACAGGCGGCTACCTGCTCGACCTTAACCGTGCCTTGTCACTGGACTTTCATGCAGGCCTCGGCTACACCCGTTCCGAATACGACCAATATAAGGTAGTGGAAAGTACCCGTGTCCGCCAAGGCAGCGAAACGAAAAACTACTGGGGCATCAACCAACTCGGCATCACTCTGGTATGGAAATTAATAAAATGA
- a CDS encoding FimB/Mfa2 family fimbrial subunit, with translation MDKLTIRTDKRAIPIIKFSFTGKLLIFALATLQLAGCVKDDLYNTPHPDKGAVRITTDWSAASSDAVLPQSYILRIGTEEQTVTGTSNAFNALFEPGRQDLLVCHGADGITLSGHTATVNTLADGTLEPMPGYLFSGTKSLEIVKDDTLRVTVNMEQRIRRLTLVLKLTPGDEDRISTTSATLTGIASAIALRDGTITATVGKTVAPIFSIGTYSSDIRSAEAPALVATLRLLGVMPAEHQTLTLAITLTDGYVHTVTTDLSEVLRNFNTGAGMEPLVLDATLELPTAGDFHGTISGWEQCNDLIIDAH, from the coding sequence ATGGACAAACTGACCATCCGCACGGACAAACGTGCAATTCCAATAATAAAATTTTCCTTCACCGGCAAGTTGCTGATATTTGCACTCGCCACGCTGCAACTGGCCGGCTGCGTGAAAGACGACCTTTACAATACCCCGCATCCCGACAAGGGAGCGGTGCGAATCACGACCGACTGGTCGGCCGCCTCTTCAGACGCTGTGCTTCCGCAGAGTTACATCTTGCGTATCGGCACTGAGGAACAGACGGTCACCGGAACAAGCAACGCTTTCAACGCACTGTTCGAGCCGGGTCGCCAAGACCTGCTGGTCTGCCACGGTGCGGACGGCATCACCCTTTCCGGCCATACCGCCACGGTAAATACACTGGCTGACGGCACGTTGGAACCCATGCCCGGTTACCTGTTTTCGGGAACGAAGTCACTTGAAATAGTAAAAGACGACACCCTGCGTGTGACTGTGAACATGGAGCAGCGCATCCGCCGCCTGACACTGGTATTAAAGCTGACACCCGGTGACGAAGACCGTATATCCACGACTTCTGCCACGCTGACGGGCATCGCTTCCGCCATTGCTTTAAGGGACGGTACGATTACCGCTACCGTCGGCAAAACGGTCGCCCCGATTTTTAGCATCGGCACGTACAGCTCGGATATACGTTCCGCCGAAGCTCCGGCACTTGTTGCCACCCTTCGCCTGCTGGGTGTAATGCCCGCAGAGCATCAGACGCTGACGCTCGCCATCACCCTGACGGACGGATACGTGCATACCGTCACCACCGACCTGTCGGAAGTGCTGAGGAACTTCAATACAGGCGCGGGTATGGAACCTCTGGTGCTTGACGCCACGCTTGAACTGCCCACCGCCGGCGATTTCCACGGCACAATCAGCGGATGGGAACAATGCAACGACCTGATAATCGACGCCCATTAA
- a CDS encoding fimbrillin family protein, translating to MKKEYWLATALLVGMTACSNDETGNAINGEPDAALFTGNIEAAHTRAFDQTWESGDQIGISGTTGGKTYTNIPYNYAGSGDETFTAAGDKIYYQDDQDVTFTAYYPWNASLTGSATISADTWGQADQKKFDFLYAQAEGGKDKKVDFNFTHRMVKLVLTVKAGADMTYADVERAACSLENFLHEGTFDRTTGIATATGEPSGMWVFANNAAAGEEEFNTPTVSENEPESSVSYTLILFPQVFPSTAGNLSFAAETGGNTYSAEIDLSQVPGNDVNELKAGTQYNITVNLNKTGLTVGTSTISPWKEKNHIIDAGM from the coding sequence ATGAAAAAAGAGTATTGGTTGGCAACCGCCTTATTAGTGGGAATGACGGCATGCAGCAACGACGAAACAGGAAATGCGATTAATGGGGAGCCAGATGCCGCCCTTTTTACAGGCAACATCGAAGCCGCCCACACCCGTGCCTTCGACCAGACGTGGGAAAGCGGTGACCAGATTGGTATCTCCGGCACCACCGGTGGTAAGACCTATACGAATATCCCCTACAATTATGCTGGCAGCGGTGATGAAACGTTTACTGCGGCCGGGGATAAAATCTACTATCAGGATGACCAGGATGTTACTTTCACGGCGTACTACCCGTGGAACGCAAGCCTGACCGGGAGTGCCACTATCAGTGCTGACACATGGGGACAGGCAGACCAGAAGAAGTTCGACTTCCTCTACGCTCAGGCAGAGGGCGGAAAGGATAAGAAAGTGGACTTCAACTTTACCCACCGTATGGTGAAACTAGTGCTGACCGTCAAGGCCGGCGCTGACATGACCTACGCTGATGTGGAGCGTGCCGCTTGCTCTTTGGAAAACTTCCTGCATGAAGGAACTTTCGACCGCACGACAGGTATAGCCACAGCTACCGGCGAGCCGAGTGGAATGTGGGTTTTCGCCAACAACGCAGCAGCGGGCGAAGAAGAATTCAATACCCCTACTGTTTCTGAGAACGAACCGGAATCTTCCGTATCATACACCCTGATTCTTTTCCCGCAGGTATTCCCGTCTACAGCCGGTAACCTGAGTTTTGCGGCAGAAACCGGTGGCAATACCTATTCTGCCGAAATCGACCTGAGCCAAGTCCCCGGCAACGATGTGAACGAGCTGAAAGCCGGCACGCAGTACAACATCACTGTCAACCTGAACAAGACAGGTCTGACCGTGGGCACATCCACAATTTCCCCGTGGAAAGAAAAGAACCATATAATTGATGCCGGCATGTAA